From the Lolium rigidum isolate FL_2022 chromosome 2, APGP_CSIRO_Lrig_0.1, whole genome shotgun sequence genome, one window contains:
- the LOC124686555 gene encoding V-type proton ATPase subunit D-like translates to MAGQGQRLTVVPTVTVMGMIKARLAAATRGHGLLKKKSDALTVQFRAILKRIVAAKEAMGDAMRSASLSLAEALYVAGGPLRHVVQQSVSGPARLRVRAHHDNIAGVRLPRFEHFLVDDGARAPLLAGLARGGQQVSASRAAHVRAVELLVELASLQTSFLTLDEAIKTTNRRVNALEHVVKPQLENTVAYIRGELDEQEREEFFRLKKIQAVKQRELERQVEAAKLYAVEKVAGEVALKRGVSLGAAASMLENGGGERDDDIIF, encoded by the coding sequence ATGGCGGGGCAGGGGCAGCGGCTGACCGTGGTGCCGACGGTGACGGTGATGGGCATGATCAAGGCGCGGCTGGCGGCGGCCACCCGCGGCCACGGGCTGCTCAAGAAGAAGTCAGACGCGCTCACCGTGCAGTTCCGTGCCATCCTCAAGCGCATCGTGGCGGCCAAGGAGGCCATGGGGGACGCCATGCGCAGCGCCTCCCTCTCCCTCGCCGAGGCGCTCTACGTGGCCGGCGGTCCACTCCGGCACGTCGTCCAGCAGTCCGTCTCAGGCCCCGCCCGCCTCCGAGTACGCGCTCACCACGACAACATCGCCGGCGTCCGCCTCCCCCGCTTCGAGCACTTCTTGGTCGACGACGGAGCCAGGGCGCCGTTGCTCGCGGGGCTCGCCCGCGGCGGGCAGCAGGTGTCGGCCAGCCGCGCGGCGCACGTCCGCGCCGTGGAGCTGCTGGTGGAGCTAGCGTCGCTGCAGACGTCGTTCCTGACGCTGGATGAGGCGATCAAGACGACCAACCGGCGGGTGAACGCGCTGGAGCACGTGGTGAAGCCGCAGCTGGAGAACACGGTCGCCTACATCAGGGGGGAGCTCGACGAGCAGGAGAGGGAGGAGTTCTTCCGGCTCAAGAAGATCCAGGCCGTCAAGCAGCGGGAGCTCGAGCGccaggtggaggcggcgaagctcTACGCCGTGGAGAAGGTCGCGGGTGAGGTCGCGCTCAAGCGCGGCGTCTCCCTCGGCGCCGCCGCCAGCATGTTGGAGAACGGTGGCGGCGAGAGGGACGACGACATCATCTTTTGA